The following DNA comes from cyanobiont of Ornithocercus magnificus.
TCGTCTGATCTTCCAGTACGCCTCTTTCAACAACAGCCGCAGCCTGCACTTCTTCCTAGCTGCCTGGCCGGTTGTAGGCATCTGGTTCACCGCTCTCGGCGTGAGCACCATGGCTTTCAACCTGAACGGTTTCAACTTCAACCAGTCCATCCTCGATGGTCAGGGCCGCGTCCTGAACACCTGGGCTGACGTTCTGAACCGCGCCAACCTGGGCATGGAAGTAATGCACGAGCGCAACGCTCACAACTTCCCTCTCGACCTGGCCGCAGCTGAATCCACACCCGTGGCTCTGCAAGCTCCTGCCATCGGCTGAGTTCCTCTCAAAACAAAACCAAACAGCAAGGTTCGGTTTCAGCACACTTGGCTGAGCTGAACCAACCAAGCTGCCAAACAACCCCCTCATCAAGAGGGGGTTTTGTTTTGCTGGCAAGCTTGCAGCTAGCTCCTAAACGCAACGCGCAAGAAACTCCACCCAAAACCCACCTGCAACGCAATGGCTTGCACTAAAATAGCCTTAGGACATAATTTCGCTCTATTGACGGATAATTCAGGGTAAGGTAACTATCTTACTCATGGGAATGTAAATCTATGGGTAGTAGCTTTGGAGATCTATTCCGCATCAGTACCTTTGGAGAGTCTCATGGTGGTGGTATTGGCGTAGTTGTAGAAGGTTGCCCTCCTAGGCTCAAGCTTGACCTTGACTCAATCCAGAGTGAGTTGGATCGTCGTCGCCCTGGTCAAAGCCATATCACTACACAACGGCAGGAAAAAGACCAGATAGAAATCTTGAGTGGTATGGAAGGAGATTGTACACTTGGGACACCTATTGCTATGTTGGTCCGGAACAAAGACCAGAAACCTGAAGACTATTCTACACTCACATCTATTTTTCGACCATCACATGCCGATGCTACTTACTATGCCAAGTATGGTATTAGTGCAAGTACTGGTGGTGGCAGAGCTTCAGCAAGAGAAACTATCGGTCGTGTAGCAGCAGGTGCAATCGCTAAGCAGCTATTGCAGCAGGTAGCCAACACAGAGGTGCTTGCTTGGGTACAACAGATTCACACTCTTGATGCTGTTGTTGATAGCAGCTGTGTCACAAGAGAGAATATTGAGGCAAGTATAGTGCGTTGTCCAGATACAACTATAGCAGAGGAAATGGTAAAGCGTATTGAGGATATTGGTCGCGAGGGTGACTCCTGTGGCGGCGTAATTGAGTGTGTCGTACGCCGTCCACCCATTGGCTTAGGAATGCCAGTGTTTGACAAACTTGAGGCTGATCTGGCTAAAGGTGTGATGTCTCTACCCGCTACTAAGGGATTTGAGATTGGCTCAGGTTTTGGAGGTAGCCGCTTGCGGGGCAGCCAACACAATGATGCCTTTATTCCTAGCCCAGATGGACAGCTCCTTACGGTTACTAACCACTCGGGCGGTATCCAAGGGGGTATTAGTAATAGTCAGCCAATCACGCTGAGGGTAGCTTTCAAGCCTACAGCAACAATTAGCCAGAAACAGAAAACTATTAACTCAGAGGGCAAGGCAACAATATTAGCCGCAAAAGGTCGCCACGACCCTTGTGTTTTGCCCCGCGCTGTGCCAATGGTAGAGGCAATGGTAGCACTTGTACTAGCAGACCATTTGTTGCGTCACCAGGGACAATGTAGTCTTTGGTGATTCATCTCCATACAAGGCTTTAAAAAGAACTCTAAGCGTGTTGCGAGATCCACTTGTAAAGTGATGGGTCTATCCCCCCATCAATAAGTAGTGATTGACCGAGTGCAACTGCATTATGGCCAGCACCAAGCCAGTTATCTAAGTCTGAGACTTTGAGACCACCCGCAGCAATCACAGCAGGTAGTGGTTTTAATGGTGCATGTAGATATCTCCAATAGCGTGGTCCAACTATAGATGCAGGAAATAGCTTTACCAGATTACAGCCTAGTTGGATAGCCTGGTGAATCTCTGTTGGAGAAAGAACCCCTGGCACAAGAAGTAAGCCAAGTTGGTAAGCTAGCTTCTGCAAAGAGTCATCAAGAAAGGGAGATGTGGCGTAAGTTAGACCAGCTTGAACTGCATCACGGACTGCGTCCGCGCAGCATACAGATGTGGCTCCAAGTGAAAAGTCAGGCCAGTGACTCTTCAGAATCTTAATAGAGTTGACCCAACCAGAATCCGGCCTCCAGGCTAGCTCAAGATGTCGTATGCCAGTATTATTTAGGTCATCTAGAAGTTTGACCCAGCTTAGTGGAAATCCTGAAGCTGTAGCTCCAGCATGACAGCCTGGATAAAACACCTCAGCATCAGGTCGTAGAACCACCAGCAGAGGCTGTTTCTGAAGCGAAGTAATTAATGAGGCGGATCCTGGTTGATAGCATCTGCTAGGGTAAAAATGGTTATCAGACGTATTCAGCAACCCGAACATCACGGCGGATCAGGAGTTCCTGCAAGTCCTCAGCATCTACAGTTTCACGCTCTACGAGCATCTCGGCAAGCTCGTCGAGAACTGAGCGATTATCAGTAAGTGCACGAGTGGCACGTTGATAAGCAACCTCAACCAGGTTGGAAACTTCAGCGTCAATCATTGCTGCTGTGTCTTCAGAGAAATCACGTTCTGCTGCTATATCACGACCGAGAAACATGCCTCCTTGAGAACGGCCAAGAGCAATAGGGCCCAATCGGTCACTCATTCCGAAGCGGGTAACCATCTGGCGAGCAACTTGTGCTACCTGCTGTAAATCATTAGAGGCACCGGTAGTTACCTCATCAGCTCCATAGACAATTTCTTCGGCAACTCGTCCTCCAAGTGCAACAGCCATTTGGTTCTGTAGGTAAGTACGAGAATAGAGGCCCGATTCCATCCGCTCTTCACTAGGTGTGAAGAAAGTAAGGCCACCAGCTTGACCGCGCGGAATGATTGAAATTTTCTGGACAGGGTCATAGTCAGGCATAACTGCCCCGACAAGAGCGTGACCAGCTTCGTGGTAAGCCACTAGACGCTTGCGGCGATCACTCATGACACGGTCTTTTTTCTCAGGACCTGCCATAATCCGCTCTATAGCATCACTGATTTCGTCGTTGCTAACCTCGTTCAGCTCGCGGCGGGCTGCTAATATTGCGGCCTCGTTTAGAAGGTTTGATAGATCAGCCCCAGTGTAACCAGGTGTACGGCGAGCAACCTTATCCAGGTCGACATCCTTAGACAAAGTCTTGCCACGAGCGTGAACTTTTAGTATTTGGAGTCTGCCAGCATAGTCAGGACGGTCGACGACAACTTGACGGTCGAAGCGGCCGGGACGCATCAAAGCTGCATCGAGTACGTCTGGGCGGTTGGTAGCAGCGACAATAATTACACCACTATTTCCTTCAAAACCGTCCATCTCTGTGAGCAGCTGATTCAGGGTCTGTTCACGTTCATCATTACCACCACCTAGCCCAGCGCCGCGCTGACGCCCAACAGCATCAATCTCGTCGATGAAAACTATGCAGGGAGCATTTTTCTTAGCCTGCTCGAATAAGTCGCGTACACGACTAGCTCCAACACCGACAAACATCTCAACGAATTCAGAACCTGAAATCGAGAAGAATGGGACTCCTGCCTCACCAGCAACAGCTTTAGCAAGCAGTGTCTTGCCCGTGCCGGGGGGACCTACTAAAAGGACTCCTTTAGGAATCTTGGCACCAACAGCTGTAAAGCGGTCAGGATTTTTTAGAAAGTCGACAACCTCTGTAAGTTCAAGCTTTGCTCCTTCAATCCCTGCAACATCGCCAAAAGTGACTTGTGTAGAAGGTTCCATCTGAACCCGAGCCTTACTTTTGCCAAAATTCATTGCCATATTGCCACCACCACCTTGAGCCCTTCGGAATAGGAAGAAGAGACCACCGAGAAGAAGTAGTGGGAAAATAAGGCTGCCTGCCGCTTGCTGCCAAGCACCAGGACGCCGCGTAGGCTGCACTGCTATATCGACGTTGTGGTCAGTGAGAAGCTTAAGAAGATCACGGTCTGGAGCTAGGTTTACTTCCGCTCTGCGACCGTCATTCTCGATGACCTGGGCTGTACCACGGTCTGGAGAAATTAATACTCGGCTAACCTGGTCTTCTTGTACAGCTTCGATGAAGTCGCTATAGCGAAGTGTCTGAGCTGTGACTGATGGATCAGGACGGTCTAGGAACGCGGTGCCAACGGCGATCACGGCCACCACGAGAAGGACATAGAGTCCGACTTTTCGCCAGCGCTTGTTCAAGGGTTTACAGCCTCTGATGAAGGAATGTTAAACTAGTTTTAGAGGTTTCAGGTTGCTGCACGTAACACCTCAACCACGCTGCGGAAGGCAAACCATTCAGGGATGTCTTCGCCACTACGCAGCAGTTTACGGAATTGAGTACCGCTTAGTTTCTTTACGTGCAGCCCTCGGGCTTTGGCATGCTCAGCAGTCACATACCCCTCTTCATCTGTGTAGACGAGGTTTAAAGAGGGGATAGTCTTCATCATCAGCTCTGGTGCGCAGCTGCTGGCAAATTTCTGAGCATCATACGGACCATAAAAGTCCTCGCCGCTGAGAGAAGACTTGCAACCGGCCATATCGCGGCCAATTATGAAATGACTACATCCATAGTTGCGTCGGATGATCATGTGTTGTAAAGCTTCTCGCGGCCCAGCCATGTGCATCGAGTATGGCAGATATGCCCAGAGAATGCGTGGATTGCTCAACTCTGCTGCTAGTCGCTCATAAGTTTGATGGCGCACTGCGGCAGAGATATCATCCTGCTGGGTTGGTCCACAAGTTGGATGCACTAGGACCACAGCGTTACTACCCACATTGGGGGCTTGAAGAGCACGTGTAAGCAGTTCATAGTGGGCTCTATGGATCGGGTTACGGCACTGGAACGCGACCACATCCGTGCTGGCGGGAAGCATGGCACGAGTCTGAGCTGGGGTTAAGCATGGAAAGATCCGGCGCGGAAGCTCAAGACCTTCTATGGCTCCGCCTATGTAAAAGCGACCACGCTCCATGGCAATCATACGCACAGCTGGGTGCTCAAGAGCAGTTGTTTTGTAGCAACTCTTGGCCTCTATGACTTTGTCAGGTTCCCAGAAATCTTCAACGTGGAGGATTGCCAAATCTTGACCACGATATGTTAAAAGCAATCTATCACCAATAACAATATCTTCGCGATTGGTATCCATCACAATCGGTAAGCCGAATAGGCGTCCCGAGGCAGTACGGTAGCTGCTGACCACAGTCTCATAGTCGGCTTTGCACATGAAGCCGCGCTCAGGAGAGAATCCTCCAACTATTAGGAGTTCAACATCACAGGCATTGCGGTCGGAGCACTCAATCGTTTTGCTGGCGGAAGAGCGCAGCTGCTGCTGCTGTTCAGCAGGTGCCATTAAGTCTACTAGAGCACCACCATAAGCTTCTATCATGCCAGTGTGCTGGGTAGAAACATTTCGGTCGGCAATCATGACTACGGCCAAAGAGCTGAACTTCTTGAAAATTCTCCTAAGAGTTGTGATGTCTCTTAGGAGAGTAACTATAACTTCTGCTATCGCAAAAGTGCACAGGGTACTTCAATCTGTGAGAGCAGAGAGCTACTTGTTAACCTTGCTCGAGGCGTCCGTACAAATCACCAATAATTTTCACGTCGACTGGTTCACGTCCACCCATATCTGAGTCAGATGGTTGGACAGCTGTAAAAACGCCGGCAAACTCGCCAGTCTCTGGGTCGACCCGCGTAATTGACAAGTTCATCAAGCCAGTACCATCGATGTAGCGCTTCACGTTTTCGGTAGCTAACTCTGCATCATCACCACCTAAAGCAATGAGACCCTGTGCATAGTCAACTCCAGTCGTGAGTGCACGACCTTTGGGATCGATGAAATTACTTGTGCGATAGCTAGGTGTCCTATAAGTGCCTTCAAAATCGGTACTGGTGGTAATAGAGTCACCAGTGGCTGTAGCCCTAAGGTTCTTGCTCGAGAAAGTGAAAGGATATTCTTCGGCTCCAGGTGTTAGAACTGTGATTGGCTGGAAGTCAATACCTCCCTCTTCAGCAAAGCTAAGACCATCATCATTCACTGTCAAAGATCCGTAGACCTGGTCTAAGCTAGATGTATAACGAGTCAGGATTTTACCCTCAACAAATTTGGCTTCTTGTCGTTTGCTTGCTGGCTCGCCTTTAATATAGACTTGTTCAGGATGAAGACACATCTCACGCAACTGATAACTGCCACCAGCAACAAGTTCGATTGAGCCTCGGGCAGACTCTGGTAAGGTTGGGCAATCATTTGCCTGACCAGTGTTCCGGATGTCGTCATACGTGATGCTGGAACGGTCAATCGCCTGCACCTCGGTACTGCAGACGGTAATTGCAATGAGGCAGAACGCCAGCATTGAGGAGAGCAGGAGACGAATGCGCATGTAAGAAACGCCGCAGAACGGATCGGCGGGATGATCCCGACTCATATTGATCTTACAGGTCACAAACGCATGTAGCGGCTAGACCTTTTGCACCTCTTCAAAATTGTGCAAGTTCTGGCATCAGGCTGTAAAGCCCCATTTGTGAGACAACAGCTAAGATGCCTGCTCGGTGATTTGCGCGCTCTCGCCAACGTCTGCAAGCAAGGAACCGCTGTGCTATTATAGATACAGTGACTGGCTTATGAATCTCCAGATTTTAGTCTTACGCTCGCTTATTCAATTTGCTGGGTAAGATCTAGCAGATACGACTGTTTGAAGGGCAAAAAGCCGGTCGAGGAGCTGGTGTGCCAGCACAAGTTTATCTACAACTGGAATAGTCTCAATTTGGCCTGACGGGCCGAGCAACCAGCCACCATTGCTATCTTCTTCAAGGCCCTGCCCTGGTCGATCTACTGGATTGACCATAAGCAGGTCACAACCTTTCTCTACTCTTTTCTCAACTCCCTGCTCAATCATCTCTGTATCCGATCCTGTGAGGGCAGCGAAACCGAGTACTACCTGCCCATTACACCGCCGGGCCATAACTGCAGCAAGTAGATCTGGGACTGGCTCCCAAAATACATCACCCCCTATCCTCATCCTCTCAAGTAATTTTTGCTTAGACAGTTTAGAGTTAGTAGGACCGCTTGCTGGGCGTAGATCTGCTACAGCGGCGGCAAGTGCGAGAGCATTAGCCGCGGGCTGAAGTGTCTGTAAAGCTACCCCCATTGCCACTGCTGTCTCGACTGCGTGTAGTGTAAGACCCTCAAGCCAGGCAGCGGGAACTCTTAAAGGACCGTGAATAAGATCTACCGAGGCTCCGCGGAAACGTGCTACCTGGGCAAGCAACACACCCATACGCCCACTACTGCGGTTCCTGATCACACGAACTGGATCTAGGGACTCGCTTGTCGGTCCAGCTGTTACAAGCAAATGGTGCCCAGACCAGTCTTTCTTCAGGCTATCTTTGCCATTCCACTGATGTAGAGCACTAGCAACAGCTAGTAGCAATAGTTCAGGGTGCACCATACGTCCATCACCTATGCGATCACACGCAAGCAGGCCTAAACCAGGTGGTATACCCAATACATGGGGTTCTTTGAGCAGAGTGCTCCAGTTGCTACGAACGGTCAAATTCTCCCACATGCTAGTGTTCATAGCAGGTGCAGCCACTATCGGTCGGTCGCAGGCAAGCAGGGTACTAGCGAGCAGTCCATCAGCTAGTCCATGGCACCATCTGGCTAGACTGCTAGCGCTTAAGGGCGCAACCAATACAAGCTCAGCCCACTCCGATAGTGCTATGTGTAGTGGGCGAGGTTCACTAGGCAGCCACTGGTCATCGTCCTGGTAACAGCGGTGTCTACTAAGGCTGGCTAGAGCTAATGGGCTCACCAGGCGGGCGGCGCTATGTGTTACGAGACAGCGCACCTCTGCGCCAGCCTGAACAAGATCACTAACTAGAAGAGGTGCTTTAACTGCTGCAATACTACCGCAAATACCAACGAGAATGCGCCGTCTGCTTAACGTAGGAATTGTCTCAGTCCTCATCGAAGGCCTCCTGATCAATGAGATGGAGATAGGGAATAGTTAACTCGGGACGGTGAATCGCCAACGCACGCAACAGGTGCCAGTCATCCAAGCCTGCAAATGGCGTTAGGTAGTCATCCTCCTCCAATCTCTTAGCCAATAGAGCAATGGAAGTTTCGTCAAAGGAAGCCAACCTCTCAGGGGTGATAATACCAACATTGTCCTGTGTCTTAAATTCTGCAAAATCCATGGCACCAATAGTGTCAACCTTTATTCCAATTGTGCAACGGAGGCTTAAGTTGCGCTGATCGGGGAATTAGCTCAGCCGGTAGAGCGCTGCGATCGCACCGCAGAGGTCAGGGGTTCGATTCCCCTATTCTCCACTAGTCTAAGTTTGATAAATTCACGGAATCGCTGCAGTTTCCTCGTAGAGCCTGAATAGGCAGCGCCTCAAAGGCTCTTGCTCTTGAGATCAATGACCTCTACTTGGCTGAAAGTGACTAGATGAAGAAGCGGTTATTATTTTTGACCTCTCAACAAAGCTGGGAGAGGCTATTAAGAAGCAGAATGGAAAAACTTAACTTTGCACAGGATATGCTATCAAGTGTTAAGGAGATGAAGAGTCTTGACCCACCAGGTACAAAAATGTTAAGTTAATTATGATACCAAGATCACTAGTGATAGACACAATGACCCCAAGGCCTAAGCTGGCGGTCGTGCAGGAACACTAGCTCTTAACTGAACGTGAACTCGAAGTGCTTGCTGACCTGCTCAGGTTTAGTGCTCGACTCTCCTGCACTCATTGCATAAGCAATCAACCCTGTGACGATCAGTACGTGTTCATTGTCAGACGGTTCCACTATAGTGCATCTCCCACTCTGGTTGTGCGCTTGTCAGCCCTGATTGGATTAGGAGTGCTTATTGTCTTGAGTATAAGGGTACGTCCAGCTTCCCTGCTAACATATGTGCTGATCACACTATCGACTGGATTCAGAGGGCGTCGTTAACTGCTGATCCCACTTTCAACGGCATGCGGTAGAAGGGAAAGCTGTATAGTTTGCATACTTTACAATGTCTCAATCCAAGCGTGAGCAAGTAGTTAGCCACCTGCGTTACATTCGCCAGGAACTGCGTGAGATGCATCAAGGTGTGATGGAGGATGGTCTGCTTCCTGAGGCAGGTGAAGTGCGTGGTGTAATGGCTCAGATGGAAGCGCTGCTGGACCTTCTCGAGGGTAAATCAGGCCGCAAGGCTAAAGTGGAAACTGACGGAGACTGAGTTGAATGGTTTCTTGAGGCAATCTATTCAAGGCCTGAAGAGTTCTATTCATACTAAGTGTCCATCTCCACTATCTAGATCTGGGCATAATTGCTCAGATTTATGCTGGCATTTTCACGTGCTTTAAGTCCTAGTTTTATCTTAAGGAGGTAAGTCACCAAGATAGTAGTATAGGCAAAGCATAAGCTAAGGTCTTTTCAGAGCTGCATAATAGTGGCTGGGAAAGTCTAGATGCTGACCCTACCCTACCCCGCCATGTCGTACATTCAGCCCACTCGCCTCGAGATATCGCTTGGTCGTCTGTCTGAACGTTTAGAGCGTTGGGCAATAAACCCATGGCGGCGCGTATCTCTCCTCCTGATCGCTTTGCTCTTTGCTTTTCTATTGGGTAGTTCAATTGCAGCAGTCAGTGGTGTCCTAGCCTTAATGGACCCAATTGCAGCGCTTTTAACCATCTCTATTTGGGAAGTTATGGTACGGATACGACGTTCTTGGCCTCGCTCAACTCCCATAACTATCCCTCGCCAACTACTCGACATGGTACGCATTGGTTTGCTATATGGCCTCTTGCTAGAGGGCTTTAAGCAATTTTGAATCATCTTACTAGTCTTTATCCGCAACTTGCAGAACATACTCAGACTAGACTATATAAACTTAAGAGCTGCTGTTTATATGAAGTCAACAAAAGCCTGTTAGTCATTGTAGGATTAACAGTTAGCTAGCCTAAACCAGTGTAGATGAGTCTATGGCTGCCATCAGATAAAGCAAGGCCATGCGAATTAGTACGCCGTTTCGCACCTGCTCTCTGACCAGGCAAATGGAGAAGTCTTCCAGTAACTCCCCAGTCATTTCTACCCCGCGGTTCACTGGTCCGGGGTGAAGCACAGGTATGCTGCCATTGCGGCAAAAGCGCAGCCGTTCGTGACTAAGACCATAATCCCGGCAGTAACGCTCGGCAGTACTAAAGCAATGCCGCGCCATGCGTTCATGTTGCAGACGTAGCGTCATCACAGCATCGACTTCAGGAAGACAGGTATCTAGGTTGCGGCAGATATATACATGACCGCGTTTGGGGATAGGATCATATGGTTGGCCTGGAGGTGGTGCCTCCACAAAATCAGTGAAAGCATCTGGCAGGAGACTTGGTGGTCCGCATAACACAACGTCAGCACCACATGCAGTGAGTGCCCAGAGATTGGAGCGTGCTACTCTAGAATGGAGTATATCTCCAACAATCAGGATACGGCGTCCGCGTAAAACCTCAGGTGACGGACATCTTGGATTGAAGTAATGAGCGAGTGTATAGAGATCTAATAGCCCTTGACTGGGGTGACTGTGAAAACCATCACCAGCATTGAGTACAGCCGCAGGTTTACCTACTCGTTCTAATGACTCGGCAAGCTGCTGTGGTACACCAGGAGATTGATGCCGAACTACAAATACATCAGTACCCATAGCTGCATAAGTGTAGGCCGTATCTAAGATTGTTTCTCCTTTGCTGAGAGAGCTATTACTAGCAGTGAAACTCTGTACTCCTGCTGAGAGGCGCCGTGCTGCTAGCTCAAAGCTACTTCTTGTGCGGGTGCTGGCTTCAAAGAAGAGTGTGGTTACCAAACGTCCCTGCAGGGCGGGCAGCCTACGGGCTCCGCTAATAGGGAGTGCACGGAAACGGTGTGCTAATTCTAGGACAGAAGCGTAATCTTCCCTAGAAAAAGTTGCTAAATCAAAAACATGTCGATGTGACCAGCCACTCATAAAGACGTAGTAGTTACCGGTGCCCAGGCCACAAAGCTTTTAGGCATACTGTCTCCTCGAGCACGGCGACTGACACTGCGACTAGATTGCAGATACCAGCGCCACGGCAGATCCTGACCACGGCTTATGCCAATACGAGTTGTTGTCACGAGCATAGGGTTACGAGACGTAATCGGCTGGTATGCTAGCCATAAATTATTTTCCCCCATAACAGACTTACCATCATAAGAACGATCGACACAAAACCTACGAGCGAGGAGACCTGGGCCAGACGCAACTCGCTCTGGTTCTCCAGGAAGAGCTACAGATCGCAGCAGCACGCCACTTGCTTGACCAATCTGGCCAGTTACAATATTAATGCAGTGGTGGATGCCATAACTCACATAGACATAGAAATAACCAGGCGGGCCAAACAAAGTGGCGTTTCGCGTTGAGCGTCGCCTGTAGCCATGGCAAGCCGGCTCAGATTGCGAGTAAGCCTCTGTCTCTACAATGACGCCCCAGAGAAGGTGATTGCTTGGCAACCGCTTAACAAGCAAACAACCTATGAGTTCTGGTGCCACTACTTCTGCTGGGCGACAAAAGAAGCCTGGAAAGAAACTCTGCGTTGGCATGGTTGTTTAGTCAGATTGACAGCACCTTGTTGCCAGGATCAGTTGGTTTACGAACAACCAGTCTGCCTAGCTTACCTGTGTTAGGTATCTTAGTCCGTTGCTGTGCCATGGTTTTTATTTCTCCTACACCAGTACATCTCGAGGAAAGGCGAAACCTAACGTTCCTTGTGCTTACTGGATTGTTCTTAGGAACACTCAGTATGCTGAATGTTCTTGGTCTAACACGCTTCCTGAAGCTAGGAGAAATCTTCAGCTGGCCAATTGTGGTAGCTGTGGGTGCTCTTCCCTACCCAGTCACTTTTCTTTGTACTGACCTTATTAGCGAACTATGGGGCGAGAGACGAGCCTCCCAGGTTGTTTGGGTTGGCCTTTTACTTAATGGCTGGATAACTCTCATTCTATGGCTAGGAGGTATCTTGCCAGCTATGCCTGGACGGTCAAGTCAGACTTTTTATGAGATTCAGCAGCTAGCATTTGGCTCGGTAGGCGCGTCAATGGCAGCATATCTCACTGCCCAGTTCATCGACGTCAGACTATTCCATTTCTGGAAACGTCTCACTAAGGGCAAAGCCTTGTGGTTACGTAACAATGGCTCAACTCTCATTAGTCAACTTATCGACACTACTGCAGTTGTACTGATCAGTCACTTCGCTACCCATGTACTGCCGATATATGCTGAAAAACCCGTGCTTACGCAGCTACTGTCCTTCATCGCTGGTGGCTATTTATTTAAAGTCCTGGCTGCTCTGGTAGATACTTTGCCTTTCTACATTTTAACAGCTTGGCTGCGACACTGGCTACAAATACCCGTAGAAGGCACTGAGGCCAGTTAATGGCCTAGTAATTAATGTCAGCGAACCACAACAACGGAATATACCAGCTCGTGGCAGAATGGGGAAAACGAAATGTTGTGAATGGATGCTGCTCTTACAGGTTTCAACCTTGGCACAGTGTTGCTATTCAGCTCAAGCTTATTTGTGCTAGCCACTCTTCATTTTGGCACCCGTGGTGGCTATTACGACACTGACCACTACAATGGAAATGGTACTGCGCACTAAGCTTGATCCTTAAAAAACATCGTAGAAGTGTCTGTGGTAGCTGAACTAGATCTAGCAGAAGCTGAGAGTGTCAAAGAGATACAACTCGCGTTTCGCAGCTGGCCCGAGGTAGAAAATTACCTAACTCGCTCTAAAGGTATCATACTGCCCATCGGCTCAACTGAGCAACACGGACCTACTGGTGCAATAGGCACAGATGCCCTTACGGCAGAAACGGTTGCTTTGGAGGTTGGACGGCGTACAGGAGTTCTGGTAACTCCTGTACAGTGCTTTGGTATGGCTGAGCACCATCTTGGGTTTGCAGGCACGATGAGCTTACAGCCTGCTACCCTAATGTTGGTTTTGCACGACTTAGTAATTTCTCTAGCTAGCCATGGCTTTGAACGCATCTACGTGGTTAATGGCCATGGCGGCAATATTGCCACAGCTAAAGCTGCCTTTGCACAAGCCTATGGTACAGCACGTACTCGTAAGCTCACTGTGGCCCCGCAGCTACGATGTAAGTTGAGCAACTGGTTCATGGTGACTCCAGTGATGCGTCGGACTTGGGAGCTCTACGGCAATCGTGAAGGCAGCCATGCCACTCCTAGTGAAATTGCCATGACATTGCACATCGAGCCTAGCCTACTCAAACTACAGCGTTCCTTACCAGAACCATCTCCAGCAGGACCAATTCACGGCCCTGAAGACTTCCGTGCTCGCTATCCAGATGGACGCATGGGTTCTCATCCCTCGCTAGCCCGGCCAGAGCATGGTGCAGAGTTAATTGGTACTGCTGCTACTGCTCTGAGTGAGGATCTACGCAAATTTCTTACTGCCCCATAGACCTGATGATCAGTAACGACGATGTCCGCAAGGTAGCACAACTAGCTAACCTGGACCTACCAGAGAATCAGATTACTACTTACACAACACAGCTAGAACGTATTCTTGACTATGTAGACCAACTCCAGCGTATAGACACTCAAGGCGTACCGCCTACAACTAGGGCAGTCGAAGTAA
Coding sequences within:
- a CDS encoding chorismate synthase; its protein translation is MGSSFGDLFRISTFGESHGGGIGVVVEGCPPRLKLDLDSIQSELDRRRPGQSHITTQRQEKDQIEILSGMEGDCTLGTPIAMLVRNKDQKPEDYSTLTSIFRPSHADATYYAKYGISASTGGGRASARETIGRVAAGAIAKQLLQQVANTEVLAWVQQIHTLDAVVDSSCVTRENIEASIVRCPDTTIAEEMVKRIEDIGREGDSCGGVIECVVRRPPIGLGMPVFDKLEADLAKGVMSLPATKGFEIGSGFGGSRLRGSQHNDAFIPSPDGQLLTVTNHSGGIQGGISNSQPITLRVAFKPTATISQKQKTINSEGKATILAAKGRHDPCVLPRAVPMVEAMVALVLADHLLRHQGQCSLW
- a CDS encoding aldolase, whose amino-acid sequence is MFGLLNTSDNHFYPSRCYQPGSASLITSLQKQPLLVVLRPDAEVFYPGCHAGATASGFPLSWVKLLDDLNNTGIRHLELAWRPDSGWVNSIKILKSHWPDFSLGATSVCCADAVRDAVQAGLTYATSPFLDDSLQKLAYQLGLLLVPGVLSPTEIHQAIQLGCNLVKLFPASIVGPRYWRYLHAPLKPLPAVIAAGGLKVSDLDNWLGAGHNAVALGQSLLIDGGIDPSLYKWISQHA
- a CDS encoding ATP-dependent metallopeptidase FtsH/Yme1/Tma family protein, with the protein product MNKRWRKVGLYVLLVVAVIAVGTAFLDRPDPSVTAQTLRYSDFIEAVQEDQVSRVLISPDRGTAQVIENDGRRAEVNLAPDRDLLKLLTDHNVDIAVQPTRRPGAWQQAAGSLIFPLLLLGGLFFLFRRAQGGGGNMAMNFGKSKARVQMEPSTQVTFGDVAGIEGAKLELTEVVDFLKNPDRFTAVGAKIPKGVLLVGPPGTGKTLLAKAVAGEAGVPFFSISGSEFVEMFVGVGASRVRDLFEQAKKNAPCIVFIDEIDAVGRQRGAGLGGGNDEREQTLNQLLTEMDGFEGNSGVIIVAATNRPDVLDAALMRPGRFDRQVVVDRPDYAGRLQILKVHARGKTLSKDVDLDKVARRTPGYTGADLSNLLNEAAILAARRELNEVSNDEISDAIERIMAGPEKKDRVMSDRRKRLVAYHEAGHALVGAVMPDYDPVQKISIIPRGQAGGLTFFTPSEERMESGLYSRTYLQNQMAVALGGRVAEEIVYGADEVTTGASNDLQQVAQVARQMVTRFGMSDRLGPIALGRSQGGMFLGRDIAAERDFSEDTAAMIDAEVSNLVEVAYQRATRALTDNRSVLDELAEMLVERETVDAEDLQELLIRRDVRVAEYV
- a CDS encoding sulfate adenylyltransferase; its protein translation is MIADRNVSTQHTGMIEAYGGALVDLMAPAEQQQQLRSSASKTIECSDRNACDVELLIVGGFSPERGFMCKADYETVVSSYRTASGRLFGLPIVMDTNREDIVIGDRLLLTYRGQDLAILHVEDFWEPDKVIEAKSCYKTTALEHPAVRMIAMERGRFYIGGAIEGLELPRRIFPCLTPAQTRAMLPASTDVVAFQCRNPIHRAHYELLTRALQAPNVGSNAVVLVHPTCGPTQQDDISAAVRHQTYERLAAELSNPRILWAYLPYSMHMAGPREALQHMIIRRNYGCSHFIIGRDMAGCKSSLSGEDFYGPYDAQKFASSCAPELMMKTIPSLNLVYTDEEGYVTAEHAKARGLHVKKLSGTQFRKLLRSGEDIPEWFAFRSVVEVLRAAT
- a CDS encoding photosystem II manganese-stabilizing polypeptide, translated to MSRDHPADPFCGVSYMRIRLLLSSMLAFCLIAITVCSTEVQAIDRSSITYDDIRNTGQANDCPTLPESARGSIELVAGGSYQLREMCLHPEQVYIKGEPASKRQEAKFVEGKILTRYTSSLDQVYGSLTVNDDGLSFAEEGGIDFQPITVLTPGAEEYPFTFSSKNLRATATGDSITTSTDFEGTYRTPSYRTSNFIDPKGRALTTGVDYAQGLIALGGDDAELATENVKRYIDGTGLMNLSITRVDPETGEFAGVFTAVQPSDSDMGGREPVDVKIIGDLYGRLEQG